The Leucoraja erinacea ecotype New England chromosome 8, Leri_hhj_1, whole genome shotgun sequence nucleotide sequence cgccaggaagtgactgggaaaaggtttcccccctaccctaccccactcccccacatagaaaaacaaaagaaacctccaaaacacacttttaaaacagactaaaaataaaaaaaagataaacagacagactgtaggcagaggctgccatcaatgtggCGCCCCCTAGCGATGATCTGgtgccatggacaagttgggccatgtAGTTTAGTCTGTCtttactatatatatatctatatctatatctatctctatatatatctctatatatatatctctctatatatatatatatctctatctctctctctatatatatatatatctatatactagGGGCCTGGTAGAGAATACCACTAGGGACGCTGCCCTGGCATACCTAcagcctctgtctctctctatatatagtcCAAATATCTATATCTATGTATATAGTCTATATATTTCTCCTGTTGGCCTACCAAGAGTAGAGTTACAGTGCCATCTGGCGTCATGTGTCTACAATCTGAGCTTCTTTATTGTCAGATGAGTCATTTTTTCTCTCAATGCCTGGTAGAGAAGTCACTTTTTCTCTCAATGCGGATGCCTGGTAGAGAAGTCACTTTTTCTCGGACAATAAAGAAGCTCAGAATTGTAGACACATGACGCCAGATGGCACTGTAACTCTACTCTTCCAACAGGGAGCACTGCACTTTCATGGTATATTTTAGCGCACAAtggaacaactatttgcaggttaACCAAGCTCtatcattgttgatgacattcttgTTGCTGGACAAACAGTTCAAGAACACGACGCAAACTTAAAGAAAGTTCTGGACTGCGGCAAGGAGATCAACCTCAGGTTCAACCCCCTAAAGTGTGAATTCCGAATGAGCGAGGTGACCTATGAGCATGTGTTCACCAGCGACGGCCTCAACCCCGATCCATCAAAGACTATTGCAATTAACGAGTTCCTAGCACCCACAGATGTGCTCAgcctgcagagattccttggGGAAATTTATTCCGAATTTCAGTGAGCTATCGGCCCCACTGTACCAGCTCACTCACAAAGACACTGTTTGGCCCTGGCATGAACAGCAGCAGAGGGCATTCGACACTCTTAAACAACAAATGTCGTGCCCCCACCGTCGATGTTTGATGTTAAGCTATCTGTCACACTGACCTGTGTGTTTGATGTTCAGCTACTTGATGTTAAGCTACCTGTCACACTGACCTGTGACGCCTTGCAGCACGGTTTAGGAGCAGCTTGCCTCCAAAGTAACGTGGATGGCAACAGGCCGATTGCCtatgcttctcgcaccatgaccgacacggAGCAATGCCACGCTCAGATTGAAAAGGAGCTGCTAGCGGTCATTTTAGCTTGCAATAAGTTTAATTCGGGAAAAACGgtcacgattgaaactgaccaTCAACCCCCAATCAACATTCTGAACATACCGATACACGCTTCTCCAGGATGCCTCCAACGTATGCTGCTACAGTTGCCGAAGTATGACATTGTTCAAACTTACAAACATGGCAAGGACATGCACTTGGCTGACACCTTGTCGCGAGCTCTGTCGGAAGACGTGCGAGAAACCCATGGATGAAGACAGTTTAATTTTAATGACGGTTTCCTACGTTCTTTCGTGCTGTTTGGAGGACCTGGGTCCAGACTGCTGCTGACGATACCTTATGCTCGCTCTCCTCATACATTAAGCACGGGTGGCCAGACAAGCAATACAGATTACCACTCCCAATCCGGCCCTTCTTTGCCGTTAGTGATGAACTAGTACTACAGGAGTTAATTcattaagaggaaggatgtagattagtcTGCCTTTACTTTATATACATAtcaccacacagattatgcataCTGCACATTCCTTAAGTAGGCCAGTCTAGATCTTTATCCCTATCTTGGACACACCGGTCTTATTAGTTAGTGCATCACTGTCTCTCTTTAGATTTGATGCAGACCGCGGGGATGAAAGCAGGTTATATTCCCTCCGCTTGTACTGTAATAAAGACTATGAGTTATAACCGCTGTGTGTGGGTCTCATCATTCAACAGGCCAaagagcctggttccatgctgtatgacataaCTCATTTTTGCCACACTAGGTTTATGGAATAGGGGGTTCTAATAAGTGTAAGATAAGATACTTGGTGATAGGAAGCAACTAACATACAGTCCATATTGTACACATTCAAAGTTACCACCTGCATTGGATTGCACCTTCACTAGAAAATTGTCCCCACTTCCCATCtttcttattggagaccctcagactatctttaattagactttactggacgccatcttgcactaaatgctattccctttatccagtatctgtttacagtggatggtttgactgtaatcatgtatagacatGTATATGATTTTCACTGTAACTGCAatacacatgaccataaactaaattgaaacaattgccaaaatatttaattaatggTATTGAAAGACTAGAAGGCAGAAATCTGTAGTTTCATCACAGTAGCATAGGAAAGTAAAGAGAAACAAGCCCAGCGGCTCAACTTCCCAACACCgaacaacatggcccatctacactagtcccactaacctgcgtttggcccatatccacccaatcctgtccatgcacctggaCGGTGCAGTAGTACCTACTTCTTTCTATAAAATACAGTATAAGGTATTTCATGATTAAAAGCCTTTACTCCAATCGGCCAGCCACACGTTAAAGAAAACAGTACCACCTCCATTTTTAATTTAAAGAATGGGCTTTTACTCATCTGGTTTCCAGCTTGCATTAGTCTTGACTCCAGTCAATACAGACATTATCCATATGGTTATGAAGAAAACCGCTATGGTACATCTCCTTCTGTTACTTCTTTGTATTCTTCTGTTGGAGATGGTTGGCCTCAGGTCTGCATTCCCCACAGCAGTGTGGCCGAGGAAAGGACCTTTGCAAGGTGTGCAGTCCATTTCAATGCAGAGTTCCCGAGAAAGATAAGTCCTCCATTGCTTGTGCACCTACATAATGCTAGTGACATGTGGGTGGTCCGACAATCAAAATAAAGACAATGAAAATTACAATTCCATTACGTAACGGAGGAGACGAATAACATTTGGGATTTCATTCAACTCACTAAATAGCCCGTAACATCTTGCAGAGAAATCCAATGTTAACAGTCTGTTTAACAGTCAGAATATTAGCATTGCTCATCTCAAAAATAGCCAGAAATTTGAACTAACATAATTACTgacaagataggcacaaaaagctggagtaactcagcaggtcagacatcatctctggagaaaaggaatagatgatgtttcaggtcgagacccttcatcagtctgaaagtCATGGAAAAGCGAAACAAGAgacatagatggtgatatagagagatatactgtagagcaaatgaatgaaagatttgcaaaaaagtaacaatgataaaggaaacgggccattgttatcTGTGGGTTAAATGAAAACGAatcacagacaatgagactcaacaagacagctTTGAAGCTGGAACAATGATTTGAgcggggagggacggagagagagaggggatgcaagtgtAGCCAGAATACATTTCATCCAAAATTAAACAATGACTCATTATGTGCCTCCACTTAGATAACATCTTTCTCTTGCGATAACAACATTATGTACATCCTGGAAATGTTCATAACCTACTTTCAACAGAGGTGTAGAAGACTGCACGTTCTCTTCaggccaggccaaccctgcaacaCCACCACTGCAATGGGCTCAGAtgttcaggtcaagaaccttgcgcttacaacaactgggacttgaaaatggggccaaactggtgactctgtatacggtctcagtgtactactgctatatactagtactgtatctgagatgcccaTCTAAAATGTATAGTTAtcgttttactgaactgtatacaaaaatgaatttcactgtacctcagtacatgtgacaaataaaataccataccataccctgatttatttataatttagtttagaggtacagcatggaaacgggccctctgGCCATGCGCCCGTATTCTAGGTCTATCCTACAacctaggtacaatttacagaagccaattaacctacaaacctgcacatttctggagtgtgagaggaaatcggagcacccagagaaaacccaggcggtcacagggagaacgtgcaaactccatgcagacagcatccgagttcaggcaaaccagggtctctgctgctgtaagtaactctactgttgcgctatTGTGCCGGCAAATTTATCAATTCTGATTATATTGCAAAATACGGTCATCTCTACCAAAAACTCTGGGGCATTGTCAAAACATGCAAAACTAAGCTGGAGTCCAGCTGTGGACTTTTCCCAGCCTTTCCTAACATCAATCATGGGCTTgttccttccccttattcttttgTGGCCCCCTCACTACAAAATAGACAAAATCTACACCACAGACTTCTACATTcgggaggagatgctgggtgctGTTCTGGGTTTTCGCAGTATCCTTCGTTTACCACAATGGTGTGATGTGGATCTTGCAAGTCGGATCACTGTGTGAAAATCTGTAATGTACCCAACTGTGCTACTAGATTACAAATATTTTTCTACTATCTCTTAAATACCTTTCATTAAAATGCACTGCTTTTAAACTGTGAAAAATCGTAAAACACAATCTCATCGGAATTTAATTTTTATGGGTAGCAAGTTTGAAACCCCGGATATATTTTGTACTAAGGAACAGAACATTTATACAGCTTTATTTCTGTGGAAGTCATTTGCTCGTGAATCTTCATAAACATAATCAATAGATTCACAGAAAGGACAAAATATAAATGGTCTGTGGAGAGAGTGAGTAACTAGACTTGTAACtatattatgctgctgcaagtaaaaatttcattgttccattgtcagtacagatgacaattaaactcgCTTTAGTCTTGACTATTTAAGCAGTATATAAAATTTGAAAGGAGAAGAGGTGATACAAAATACACTTAAATGCTTGTTGTGAAATTTGTCTTAGGATATGCATAGATAAAAAAAACACTGATAATCATACAGTAAAAGATGATAGGTTGTCAGTATCAAAGCCAGATGTACGCCTTGACACAAATGTTTCACTGGAAGGCCTTGCAGAAATGTTCCATTTGCTTAAACACCAGATATCTTGGAGAATCTTCAAAAAATAAAACCTGAATTTAACGCCAATAAAGGCATAGAGGACAGGGTTCAAGCAACAATGGAAAAAGGCAAAGGATTTTGTCACCGTGCGGACAATTGCCATCAACTTGAATACCTCGCAGCTCTCTGTCCAAAATAGGTCATAAACTACAACCACATTGTATGGCACTTGACAAATTACAAAAGTTGCCACCACAGCTATTACAACCTGTAAAGCCTTATGCCTCTGGAAATTTCGAGCTTGGAGAAGCGTTTTAATTATCAGAGAGTAACAACAGACCATGATGAACAGAGGTATAAAGAAGCCGAGTGTTAGTTGTATTGTTGTAGCAACTGTTTTCCCTATATTTGAATAGCTTTTTGGGTATCGAAGCTCGCACACCTTTTTTCCTGTTGTGTTAAACTCGTAACTTGTGCTAAAAATGAATGTCGGCATTGATACAACGATTCCAGCGATCCAGATGACTGTGCAAATAATTTCGCTGTAAACCAGTGCCTTTCCCTTGTAATTAAAATACTTTGTTGCATGAACTATAGCAACATATCGATCAATGCTAATGACAGCTAGCAATAACATGCCACTGTTGAAGTTGATACTGTATATGCCCATCAAAATTTTACACCCAACATCTCCAAAAATCCAACCTCCAGAGACGTCCACAGCCCTGAATGGCAAGGTAACCACAAACAGTATATCGGCAATGGCCAAATTCACCAGATACATGTCAGTCATAGTCCTAACTTTCTTGTAAAACATGTAGGTGATCACTACCAAACCATTGCCGATTATGCCAATGACAGTGATGATTGAATAAAAAATCGGAATGAACAGCGATGAAAGTCTCTTGTCGTCACTCGTGCGACACAAGAATTCCACATCTTCATAATCAAAAGAAGTAGTGTACTCATTTAACAAATAGTCTTCATATCCTGCACTGGAATTATCCATTTTTTTTGGTCGTTGTGTCTGCAAGACATAAACATAATGAATGATTGCTAAAGTACAGAACAATAGGATTGTTTATACGACTATAATTGTTAGACAAAAAAAACATGCCAACCTTTCAATGGTTCAACACCAGATGCTTCGCAGCCTTTACTAactttttattttctctattgtCCCTTGTGTTAGGTGACTTAAACTTCTACAAGtacaacacagaatgctggaataactcagcgggccaagcggcatctctggaaaacatggataagcaatgttttgggCAAGGATCCTTCTTAACTTCCCCGATATTGACTGGGACATATTGTCAAAGGCTTAGAcagggcagaatttgttaggtgtatCCAAGAGGGTTTCCTGAAACAGTATGATCTAGTCGATCTGGCCTTTGCATCGGGAAACGAGTCTGGCCAGATGACTGGCATTTCAGTTGAAGAGCATTTTGAGAACAAATAAaaacaggagattagtttaacttggcatcatgttcaatacagacattgttggctgaaaggcctgttcctgtgtggtaCTGGCCAATGTTTATTGTAAGCCCTGCTGTCAATTACGTACAGTAGCTAACTTTAATTTTCAACACATCTGAATGTTCTGGTCAtggatataatacaatacaatacaatacaatacctttatttgtcatttgaacctcacatgaggttcaaacgaaatgtagtttctgcagccatacaatacaataaaagaaccaaaacacacaccaacactattcacataaacatccatcacagggaTATAAGATAGGTGATGTTCATTTAGGGGTCTTATCACTCTTGTGCCTTACTAAATTGGGGCCAACCCACCAAATACCAGCCCAAAGGGTGACATCAGAGCTCAGGGGATTCAAATGGGATCCAACAGAAGGTAGCAGTCTGTACAATTACATTAAAATAGATTGCATTCTTATAGAGTCatatggtgcagaaacaggccttcagcccaattcatccatgtcaACCAGGATGCCACAACTAAGCTGGTCCCAGTTGCCCGCATTATAAACctttccatctacctgtctaattaATTGCTGTTATAGTGCATACGTCAAATACCtcttctggcagattgttccatatacccaccaacctctgagtgaattaggtgcccctcaggttcctataacaTCTAgtccctctcaccataaatctatgtcctctggtacttaaccccccccccaggctgggtaaaagactgggcATTCActgtatctattcccttcatgatttatacctttataagatcatccttcagcctccaaggtagtccgagcctgcccaaccATTAGCTCAAGCACGCGAGTTCTGGCTACATCCTCGTTGGTCTTGATAGATATAATAACTTGGACTAATAGGCATGGCCACAATTTTAAACAATAAGGAAGTGTGTAAAATCCTGAAGGTTTTTTTATGGAGAAAATAAAAGCAAGCTCTTTCCATTTACTAAGGGATTTAATGCAAGATACTACAGTTAAAAGACTGTGGGGTAATctaatagaggtatataaaatcatgggaagCATAGtcaaggtgaatgcatagtctttttcccaggtttGGGGAATcatgaactagagggcacaggctgaaGGTGAAAGCGGAACCTGTCGGGCAGCTtattcacacggagggtggtacatatatggacaaactgccagagaaggACATACAATAATAAGctataaaagacatttggacaggtacgtggatgggcAAGGTTTAGAGGTTCATGGGTTAAACATGGGCAAATTGGACTTGCCTAGAAGGGGTATCTTGAAcagcatggacgaattgggccgtggggcatgtttctgtgctgtacaattgtATTGAAGTGGATAAGCAAAAGGAACACCATGCAGAATAAGTTTGTTATTACATCAACAGAAATATTGGAttaacagcaggccaggcagcatctgtggtgaacatagataggtgacgttcagattcagattgaactttaattgtcatttgcagtgtatagtacagagacaatgaaatgcatttagcatctccctggaagagcgacatagcatatgatttgaataaatatttacattaacatatatacagacattgtgtttttcctgtgggaggagtgtccgggggggggggtgattggcagtcaccgaggtacgttgttgagtagagtgacagccgccgggaagaagctgttcctggacctgctggtccggcaacggagagacctgtagcgcctcccggatggtaggagggtaaacagtccatggttggagtgagagcagtccttgccgatgctgagcgccctccgcagacaacgcttgctttggacagactcaatggaggggagcgaggaaccggtgatgcgttgggcaattttcaccaccctctgcaaggccttccggtcggagacagagcagttgccataccatactgtgatgcagttggtaaggatgctcttgatggtgcagcggtagaagttcaccaggatctgaggagacagatggaccttcttcagtctcctcaggaagaagagacgctgatgagccttcttgatcagagttgaggtattgtgggtccatgagaggtcatcggagatgttaacacccaggaacctgaagctagaaacacgttccacctccgtcccgttaatgtggatgggggtgtgcgtgcggcCCCTGGACTTCcaaaagtctacaatgagctccttggtcttcttggagttaagggcctggttgttgtcagcacaccatgctgctaggcgctggacctcctccctgtaggccgactcatcgttgttgttgctgatgaggccaatcaccgttgtatcatctgcatacttgatgatggtgttagtaccatgtacaggtgtgcagtcataggtgaagagggagtagaggagggggctcagcacacagccctgtggaacgccggtgttcagggtgagggttgaagaggtgtgcttgtctaacctaacagactctCATGTACTACTCCATTCAGTTTCACATTATCAACAAATGTTAGTTCAGTATACAATATTCTCTTTTGTTATAGAGGTCCCAGAATAGATCGTCAAGGAGCATTTATTTGTAACATTTCATAaatcagaaataggccctttggctaatCAAAtctgctcagccattcaatcattgttgatctatctttccctttcaacaccattctcctgccttctccccataacctttgacaccctgactaattaagaaccagagaacatacaaactctgtacaaacagataaatgatggccttggcatcatatttggcacaggcattgtgggctgaggggccagttcttgtgctgtactgttttacatTCTATGTCTCTGTTTCCATCATCCTCTTAGATTCATTGCCCATGTGGATGGTGGAAACAAGAGACCATCAAAGATTTAACAAGGTAATCGAGTAGGTAGCTAAGGAAAATAAACATGCAGGGAGGGAGTAGGGGGAAATAGATTTTATCAGACTGCTGTGCAGAGAGCCAGCATGGAGTCAAAGCATGGATCTCTTTCCATGTCTTCATGGCACTATGATAATAGGAATTTGTTGGATTCCCATAAACTTGTTGTAGAGCTCGTTAAATAGTTGTTAGTGCCATGCTCATTGACATTGAGCAGCACACAGTGTAGCGCTGCAGTTTCACAGCTCCAGCaaactaggttcgatcctgaccttggctgctgtccatgtggagtttgcacattctccctgtgaccacctgagtttcctccagatgctttgATTTCCTtctatatcccaaagatgtgtgtagAGTGCCACAAgatggtttcttagagcagcttgtagttgAGCTtgccagggaaaaggcaattctggatttggtattgtgtaatgaacaAGATTTGATTGGGGAATTTAAGATAAAGTGTCCATAACatgataaaattcaacctgcaatttgagagggggaAGATGAAAACGGATGTGTCGATATTAGTGTTGAGCAAAGGCCACTACAGAAGCATGGGGGAGGAGctagctaaagttgattggaaagggaccaTAGCAGGAATAACGGTGGAACAGTAATGAAGAATAATACGGAAGATGCAGGATGTTAAAAGAGGATAAtaaaagtttcttcagatatataaagagtaagaaagaggcaagaacaAAGCtcctaagttcatgtcataggaggataattaggccactcggcccatcgagtctactccaccattcaattatggctgaactatctttccctcttcactcattctccagccatctccccataacctttgacagtgtaggtggggcatgttggttggtttagccaagttggggcaaagggccagtttccatgctgtatcactgtgagtcttactaatcaagaacttgtcaatctccacagaataatgaaattcttcctcaccacctttctaaaggtacattgtGAGGCTGTGGTCCAAACTGACCCAAAAGAGCTGCAGCTTGTGAACCAAAGTCACGCACATACCACAGATTTCCAGTGGTGTTTTTTCAGGAACTGCTGACTGGATGTCAGTTAATCACACTGCAGGGTTTCCTGTCCTCAACCAGCTGCGACCTATTTTGGGTTGGTTTGTTTTACAGCCTATCAACATTGGAAAAAAGGTGCTCAACACATCCTGCTACCACAGAaagacaacattttaaaaaatcttttAAACCCTGCTACAAACTTGTTTGTGCTGCTGTTTCAGAAGGGGCGGTAAATTTagactttattttactttagacattagactttggagatacagcacggaaacaggcccttcagcccaccaagtccatgccaaccagtgatcatcccatgcactggcacaatcctacacactggagacaattttacaattttacctcagCTGAaagacctacaaacttgtatgtctttggagtgtgggaggaaaccagagcacccagagaaaacccacgcggggtaACCTTTCATGCAGAAACACATTCACAGCCTGAATTATGAGGGGGTTACCATtggtggtttaatttagagatacagcatggaaacaccgaccatcgatcacccgttcacactggttctatattatcccactttctcatccactaggggcaatttacagagagcaaataaccaacaaactcgcatgtctttgggatgtgggaggaaaccggattacCTGGAAGAAATCCAAGGACAACATGCACACACtacgcagacagcaccctaggtcaggatggaacccgggtctctggcgctgtgaggcggcagctctatcaTTGTGCCGACCACTGGAGGTGTTAACCTTTTGCAGGCAACAAATGTATTAACTTACAGAAAAAACTGGGGGGACGGCAAAAAATAAAACTTACTCTTAAACTTGCTGCGTTCCAAGAGGGGGTCTTTAAACTCCAGACAGAGATTTATTTCTCTGTGCTTTAGTCAGTTAGGAGGATGTCTACAGATGCATAATTTTCAGTATGACAGCCAGGTACAAGACTGGAGCCGCATATCAACTGCCTGTTGAGAAAAACAACATATGATTTTAATTTCTGTTGAAATGAAACACGAGCCTGAGTGTTCACATCAGTGGGAAGCAGCCAAACACGCATGTATATTGAGCATTGGTTGCATTGCAGTCTACTATTG carries:
- the ccr6a gene encoding C-C chemokine receptor type 6a, producing MDNSSAGYEDYLLNEYTTSFDYEDVEFLCRTSDDKRLSSLFIPIFYSIITVIGIIGNGLVVITYMFYKKVRTMTDMYLVNLAIADILFVVTLPFRAVDVSGGWIFGDVGCKILMGIYSINFNSGMLLLAVISIDRYVAIVHATKYFNYKGKALVYSEIICTVIWIAGIVVSMPTFIFSTSYEFNTTGKKVCELRYPKSYSNIGKTVATTIQLTLGFFIPLFIMVCCYSLIIKTLLQARNFQRHKALQVVIAVVATFVICQVPYNVVVVYDLFWTESCEVFKLMAIVRTVTKSFAFFHCCLNPVLYAFIGVKFRFYFLKILQDIWCLSKWNISARPSSETFVSRRTSGFDTDNLSSFTV